ACCACTTCCTTCGGTTGAAGTAATCTCAACGGTTCCTCCCATGGCGCTCATAATAGAAAGGCTTTCCGCAAGCCCCAGACCCATACCTTTCTGCGTGCCCCTTTGCTTCGTGCTGTAGTAGGGATCAAACACCCTGTAAAGGAGTTCCGGTTTTATGCCCGGCCCTGAGTCCTTGATTTCCACAACGATATATGATCCCCCTTTAAGGGTGGGATGACTTGCCGATACAGAACGGTTCCAGAGAGAAACCTTTACACCCCCTTTTCCACCCGTGGCCTCTTCGGCGTTTTTCACCACGTTTTCAAAGGCTCTTCTCAGTAACTCAGGGTCTGCAATTACTCTGGCATCTTCAATGTAGCTCGTTAAGTCATACCGGCAGGGCGATTTTTTCATGATATCGGCCAGCCAAACCGGCAGTAATGTGTTAAGATCACATTCGCACAGATGGGGATGAATGTGCATTGTTGCATACAGGAGCCTTCTCACAAGATCGGCCGCCCTGAATACCGCTTCCTTCGCCCTTGAAAGTTTGTCGTAGGCGGGGGAGTCCGGAGAAATATCCTTCTGGGCAATTTCAACATTACCCGCTATTATCATCAAAAGGTTGTTAAAATCGTGAGCTATGCCTCCGGCGATGGTCATTGCAGTCTCGAACTTTCTTGCCAGCATTCGCACTTCCTCAAACCGCCTCTTTTCCGTTACATCCTGTATGAAGTGCAGGGTTGAGACAACGGAACCTTTTTCGTCATGCAGGGGCACAACCGTAACGGCAAGCCACCTGTTAAGGTCCGGTTCAAAAAACTCCCGGTGAAGCATTTCAGCCGTGAGTGCGGCCTTTTCTTTGAAACATCCCTCAGGAACATTTTTACACCCTTTGAAAAGTTCATAGCATCGCCATTCACCCCCACCTCCGGGGGGGGGGGGGGGGTAAAAGATTACGCAAAGTCCTGTTCATCCTGCGAACGACAAAGTCCTTATCTACCACCATGATGCCGAAGGGGGCGTTGTTAAAGGTATTTTCCCAATCCCGCACGGCCTCTTTGAGCTTTTCGGTCTGGATTTCGAGTTTTTCTGCAAGCAGCCGATTTTCCAGATAAGTCAGAGCCGCATCGGTCAGTTCATTTCCCAGAGCAAGACAGGAAACGGCTCCATGACACGCAACATTGGACCCGTCTCGGGCTACCCCCTGTTCGCCAAAAGAATAGAACCCCACAACGGGGCAGGATCCGACCATATTCCTGACACACTCCACTTCCGAATTCCTCAGATCCTGACCCATCATCACATGAACCAGAGCGCAGGAAAACATGAAAAGAACGGCAGGGCGCCGTATATTGGCCCGCCATAAAGCCATTGACGCGGCATGCTCTCCCACATGCTCCACATCAGGCCCCGGGATCATGAGTGAAAGGGCAGTCCCTTCCGACACGGGCTGTGCCACCCTGAGAGTTCCCCGATCCGTAAGGTAGGTCATGGGAATAACCTGATATCTCTGCTCCCGGGTTTTCACACCCAGGGCCTTACGGGCAAGAGCCGAAACGCTTATTTCCGTTAACCTGGAAACGGGCATGCCCAGAAGTGACGGCAGGACTTCCATTACCGGTTTACCGTTAAGTTCCAGAATCTCATGGCCCTTCACTCTGGTAACCATCAGGCTCCTATCCTGAGGCACAAAACCGTGATACATGCCCATACCGTGACGAAGAGAGGTTTCAAAAATCGCTACGGCTACTCCATCGGCAATTACCCTGTTCCCGACGAAAACGCTGTTTTCGTCTCTTTCTCCCGGAGCGTTCCCCGCACATCCTCCGAAAAAAGGAATTTCAAAGGAAGTCGCTTCCCTGAGAGAGGTAAATATCTCATAGGCTCTGGTATCAGCGGATCTGGTCGTTCCTGCCGTGAACATAACACCGAAAATCGATTTCCCCGATCGCCTGAGTTCTCTACGGTAATCGTCTTTCAGCAGACCCTCTAAATCCCCCTGAGAAAAAATCGACCGAAGAGCCTTCTTATAATCACGATTTGCACCTTCAGCACCCCAGACCCCGACGACATCCAGAAAAGGGGAAGCAATCAGAACAACGCTCAGCGACCCCTTTTTCGGCTCGTTCAGGATTTCACCCGCCGTCGTACATCCGAGAACGGGAATCTGCCCGAGTAATCTGGTAACCGTAGAGGGAACTTCACCTGTGGCATAGCGCTGAGCGGCAAAAATAAAACATACCGAAGGATCATAACGGCCTAAATTCTCTAAAGCCTTTAGTATTGCCTCCCTGCAGGCCTTCGCCGGCTCGGGATGAAAAGAAAAACCCGTCCCGATTTCGACGTAAATCCCCTGTTCGTTGCTCATGGTCTCCTCTCAAAGAAAACCAAAACATCACCGTCCCGTTCCAAATCCTTCGAGCTTTATTCGCTCCTGAACAATCCCCATCCCTGCAAGCATTTTTTGCGTTGCATCGACCATCGAAGGCGGACCGGCCACAAAGTAGATAGCATCCCGCCAGGAGTCGAAGTGTTTCCCGATCAACTCCACAGAAACTCTACCTGTTTCACCATCCCATCCGCCCTGCCCCGGAGATACCCTGGTCATCGTGGGTACGAAGGTAAAATTCTTAAACCGGCCGGACCATTCGAAAAACTCCTGCAGAAAAACCGCTTCTTCGGGGGTTTTGCTGGAATAAAAAAGAGCCAGAGGGTGAGTCCATCCCGTCTTCAGAGCATGTAAAACCATCGAGCGGAAGGGTGTTATGCCAACACCACCTGCGATCATTACAACCGGCCCTTCGGCCTCTTCGGGAAAAACCAGATTCCCCCGGGGATCATCTACAAATACCTCATCACCGGCAGATAACCTTTGAAGCGTTTTTTTGAAGGCACTTTCCGAAAGCCCTGTTGCAAAGAGAAGGAAGTCCTCGAAAGGAGCCGAAGCTATACTTAAGGGCCGAGCAAGCCCTTTTTCGTCGGAAAAGCCCTTTTCGGGAAGCGACAAAACCGTCCACTGACCGGGCTTAAAGGCGAATCCGCGCGGTTTCTCAAGCTTCAAAACCGCAACGGTTCCCGTCTTGGATACCCGATCGACCACCCTGACGCTGTAACCCACAATCACCCCCTTAACATGTTAAGGATTAACCTTTCTTTTTCTTCTGCTTCCTGAGTTCGGCAAGCGACACAACCTTACCGCCTCGCCCCTCGTCGCCGCCCTTTACGCCGTCAACATCCTCTTCCTCTTCCAGGTCTTCAAGCGGCTCCGGTGGAGCTTCAACCCTTTCCATACGGATCGGCGTTCCGCCCATGGTGAATTCTGCACCGTTTATGTATTCTTCTCTCAAAATCCAGGTGACAACCACAAAAGGAATTTGAAGAATCAGCATCTTTACACGAAACCACAGAGGCTTCACGTCCGGCGTTATGGCCTCAATTCTGGCAAAAAAAGCCGGTTTGTTCTCCACATACACCAGCACCACGTCACCTTCACGGGTCATATCATGCCCCCTTTTGACTGGACTTTCTCTTTTTTCTCCATAATAAAATCTTCGGGCCGGTTGTCCAGACAATTCAAAAATAGGGTTTAGTAATGAAAGAGGCGAGAATTGAAAAAGTTCGAAAGTGGATGGCTTCGGCGGGACTCGATGCCTTCATCGTAACGGAACCGGAGAACCGGTACTACCTGAGCGGATTTTCCGCCGAAGATCCCATTCCTTCAGAAATATCGGGTTTTCTCTTAATAACGGAAACAGAGCTGGCAATTCTGACCGATGCTCGATACGGCGAGCAGGCGGAAGGCGAAGCCCCCGATTTTGATGTCCTCCTTTACGGCAATGAAGGGGCCTGCGAAACGGTTGCCCGCGTTCTTGCGGAATCAGGCGCAAAAAGGTGCGCTTTTGAAGATCACCACCTGAGCGTTGAAACCTTCCGGGCAATTTCCGATGCTCTGAAGGAAATGGGTAAGTCGGTGGAATTCGTGCCGGCCAGGCGATGCGTCGAGGGTATGAGGGCGGTTAAGGACGAGGAAGAAATCGAGCTAATTCGAGAATCTCTTCAGCTCACCGAAAGTGTGATGGAAGAAGTCCTGCATCTTCTTGGAAAAGGGCTTTCGGAGCGTGATATTGCGTGGTTTACTGAAAGGCGCATGAGAGAAACGGGGGCAGAGGCCCTTGCTTTCCCGCCCATCGTTGCAAGTGGCCCGCGATCTGCACTGCCTCACGCCTCGCCCACCCATCGCATACCCGGCCTCGGCGAACCCGTAGTGATCGACATAGGAGCCCGCAAAAACCGCTACTGCTCTGATATGACCCGGACCTTTTTTCTCGGGCAGATTCCCCGAAAATGGATAGAACGGTACAAAATAGTTCGGGAAGCACAGATGGCCGCCCAGGAAGCAATCAAACCCGGGATTATGACAGACCAGGTGGACCGTATTGCAAGGAAAATCATCGAGGATGCGGGATACGGTGACCTTTTCGGTCACGGTCTCGGTCACGGGGTGGGGCTTGCCGTACATGAACTGCCACGCCTGAGAAAGTCTTCCTCGACAATGCTCGAGCCCAATATGATCGTAACGGTCGAACCGGGCATATACTTTAAGGGCGAAGGCGGTATAAGACTGGAGAACATGGTCAGGGTTACGGAGGGAGGCTTTGAAATATTAAACCGCAAGAGCCTGTTTATCCTGGAGGACTGAATCATCACAGCCGATGGAGTTATAGATCGTTAAAAGAACCCCGTAAGCCCCCCGTACGATTAATCATTCTGCCCCGGTCTGAACATCTGAAGGACTTCTGAAATAACCTCAGCTCCTTCCGGGTCAATTCCGACGAGTCGCTCCATCCCCGACCTCCTGAAAAAATCTTCCCCAAAGACCGGCTTCGGGTCTCCCTTATAGAGAACCCCTACGGCAAAATCATTCCTCAGGGCAAGATCAAGGGCTTTTCCAAAATCCGACGGATCGTGCTCACCCTCGATGTAGCTGACCCGTTCTCGAAACCAATCCAGGGGTCTGGGATCCCAGGTTATACAGGGCTGGATGATGTCGACAAGAGCACAGCCCCTGTAGGAAACAGCTTGAACCATCAGTTCCGCAAGATGTTCAACATCCAGAGCAAACCCGCGAGCCACGAAACCACATCCGGCAACGAGGGCGAGCGCCAGAGGAGACAGGGGAGGCTCAAGGACTCCTCGCAACTGAAGCGTTCGGCGTT
This Thermodesulforhabdus norvegica DNA region includes the following protein-coding sequences:
- a CDS encoding ferredoxin--NADP reductase, coding for MGYSVRVVDRVSKTGTVAVLKLEKPRGFAFKPGQWTVLSLPEKGFSDEKGLARPLSIASAPFEDFLLFATGLSESAFKKTLQRLSAGDEVFVDDPRGNLVFPEEAEGPVVMIAGGVGITPFRSMVLHALKTGWTHPLALFYSSKTPEEAVFLQEFFEWSGRFKNFTFVPTMTRVSPGQGGWDGETGRVSVELIGKHFDSWRDAIYFVAGPPSMVDATQKMLAGMGIVQERIKLEGFGTGR
- a CDS encoding thiamine pyrophosphate-dependent enzyme, whose protein sequence is MVGVKDYNVVTEIQWCPGCPNHMILRALKQALASLGLKPRDICLVSGIGQAAKLPHYIACNFFNGLHGRALPVATGIAVSNPSLKVIVTTGDGDCYGEGGNHFLHTFRRNPDISIFVHNNSIYALTKGQASPTTPLGERRTLQLRGVLEPPLSPLALALVAGCGFVARGFALDVEHLAELMVQAVSYRGCALVDIIQPCITWDPRPLDWFRERVSYIEGEHDPSDFGKALDLALRNDFAVGVLYKGDPKPVFGEDFFRRSGMERLVGIDPEGAEVISEVLQMFRPGQND
- a CDS encoding two-component system sensor histidine kinase NtrB, which gives rise to MLHREFFEPDLNRWLAVTVVPLHDEKGSVVSTLHFIQDVTEKRRFEEVRMLARKFETAMTIAGGIAHDFNNLLMIIAGNVEIAQKDISPDSPAYDKLSRAKEAVFRAADLVRRLLYATMHIHPHLCECDLNTLLPVWLADIMKKSPCRYDLTSYIEDARVIADPELLRRAFENVVKNAEEATGGKGGVKVSLWNRSVSASHPTLKGGSYIVVEIKDSGPGIKPELLYRVFDPYYSTKQRGTQKGMGLGLAESLSIMSAMGGTVEITSTEGSGTSVYLYIPKKEEETTLS
- a CDS encoding M24 family metallopeptidase, which translates into the protein MKEARIEKVRKWMASAGLDAFIVTEPENRYYLSGFSAEDPIPSEISGFLLITETELAILTDARYGEQAEGEAPDFDVLLYGNEGACETVARVLAESGAKRCAFEDHHLSVETFRAISDALKEMGKSVEFVPARRCVEGMRAVKDEEEIELIRESLQLTESVMEEVLHLLGKGLSERDIAWFTERRMRETGAEALAFPPIVASGPRSALPHASPTHRIPGLGEPVVIDIGARKNRYCSDMTRTFFLGQIPRKWIERYKIVREAQMAAQEAIKPGIMTDQVDRIARKIIEDAGYGDLFGHGLGHGVGLAVHELPRLRKSSSTMLEPNMIVTVEPGIYFKGEGGIRLENMVRVTEGGFEILNRKSLFILED
- a CDS encoding FIST signal transduction protein — translated: MSNEQGIYVEIGTGFSFHPEPAKACREAILKALENLGRYDPSVCFIFAAQRYATGEVPSTVTRLLGQIPVLGCTTAGEILNEPKKGSLSVVLIASPFLDVVGVWGAEGANRDYKKALRSIFSQGDLEGLLKDDYRRELRRSGKSIFGVMFTAGTTRSADTRAYEIFTSLREATSFEIPFFGGCAGNAPGERDENSVFVGNRVIADGVAVAIFETSLRHGMGMYHGFVPQDRSLMVTRVKGHEILELNGKPVMEVLPSLLGMPVSRLTEISVSALARKALGVKTREQRYQVIPMTYLTDRGTLRVAQPVSEGTALSLMIPGPDVEHVGEHAASMALWRANIRRPAVLFMFSCALVHVMMGQDLRNSEVECVRNMVGSCPVVGFYSFGEQGVARDGSNVACHGAVSCLALGNELTDAALTYLENRLLAEKLEIQTEKLKEAVRDWENTFNNAPFGIMVVDKDFVVRRMNRTLRNLLPPPPPRRWG